The stretch of DNA AGCAGCCACTGCCGGGGCTCGCCGCCGGCCGCGGTCCACAGCGCGTTGAGCACGCCGATCTGCTCCGCCTCGGCGGGCCGGTGCGCGTAGACGAACTTCCAGATGATGCTGGCGCCGACGAAGGAGATCGCCATCGGCATGAACAGCAGCGACTTGGCCAGCGACTCGTAGCGGGACCGGTCCACCAGCACCGCGTAGGCCAGCCCGGTGGCGGTGGCCAGCACCGGCGCGATGAGCACCCACAGCAGGGTGTTCCGGAGCACCAGCAGGATCTCCGGCCGGGTGAACATCCACACGTAGTTGCGGAACCCCACCCAGGCCTCGCCGGGGCCGTCCATGAAGGACAGCGCGGTGGTGCGGAACACCGGGTAGACCAGGCCGACGCCGAGCAGCAGCGCGGCCGGGCCGAGGAAGCAGGCCGCCTGCCACCACTCGTGGCGGGTCCGCGGCCCGCGGTCCACCACCAGCAGCACCAGCCCGATCGCCGCGAGGAACGCGGAGACGGCGATCAGCAGCCACAGGAGCTTGGGCAGCTCCTCGAACACGTCGAAGCCCATGGTCCTCCCGATCGCCCGCCGGTGCCCGCGGGGCCGGGCCGGGGCTCACCCGGCCCGGCCGGCGCTCAGTCCTTCCAGGAGTCCTCGATGTAGGTGAGGGTCTCCTCGGTGCCCTTGCCGTTGATCCAGTCGGTCATCCCGCGCCAGAAGGTGCCCGAGCCGACCGCGGCCGGCATGTAGTCGCCGCCGTCCCAGCGGAACACCACGTCGGGGTCGCGGAGCAGCTCGGAGGAGAGCCGGTCGATCGGGTTCTCCAGCAGCTCCAGGTCGAGGTCGCGGTGGGCGGAGAACCAGCGGCCCAGCCCGGCCCGGCTGTTCGCGAACTCGACGGTGGCCAGGTACTCCTGCACCGCGACCACCTCGGGGCGGTCGGCGAAGGCCGCGGCGAACTCGCCGCCGCCGACGATGGGGGTGCCGACCTCGTCGTCGATGGCCGGCATGTTGTAGGCGTAGATGTCGCCGTCCTCGGAGATGTCGGTCTCCTCCGGCCAGTTCGCGGCGTAGAACGAGCCCATCATGTACTGGCCGCACTCGCCCTCGTAGACCGGCAGCCCCGCGTCCTGCTGGGAGGTGGTGGCGATGGACTTCACGTCGCCGTGGCCGCCGTTGACGTAGTCCGGGTTGCGCAGGATGCCGTCCACCCGGTCCAGGGCGTCGACGATCTTCGGGTCGTCGAACGGGATCTCGTGCTCGATCCACTGGTCGTAGACGTCGGGGCCGTGCTCGCGCAGCACCGCGTTCTCCAGCCAGTCGGTGGCCGGCCAGCCGGTGGCCTCGCCGGACTCGATCCCGGCGCACCAGGGCTTGATGCCGTCCTCCGCCATCGCGTCGGAGAGCTCGATCATCTCGTCCCAGGTCCGCGGGATCTCGTAGCCGTGCTCGGCGAAGACCTCGGGGGAGTACCAGACCAGCGACTTCACGTTGGCGCCCTGCGGGGTGCCGTACAGCTCGCCGTCGTGCTCCACGTAGGACAGCCAGTCCTCGGTCCAGCCCTGCTCGGCGCGCTCCCGGGCGCCCTCGGGCAGCGGCAGCGCGTCGCCGGACTCCACGAACCGGGCGAGCAGCCCGGGCTGCGGGAAGATCCCGATGTCCGGGGCGTTCCCGCCGTCCACTTTGACCTGGATCTGCGCCTCGAACTCGCCGCTGCCCTCGTAGGCGATCTCGATCCCGGTGCAGTCGGAGAACTCCGACCAGGCCTCCTCCAGCCGCTCGCCCTCGTCGTCCCGGATGGACCCGTAGATCTCCACCGTGCCGCCGATGTCCTGCCACTCGGCGTAGGGCTCGCAGGCGGCCGAGTCGGGGTCGGCCCCTCCGCCCTCCTCGCCGGACAGGTAGGCGCAGCCGCCGGCCAGGAGGACCAGGGGCAGGCCGGCGGCGGCCAGTCGCCGTATCGGTGTCGGGGGCGGGAACGGGGCCATGCGCGCACCTCCTGGGACGCCCGGCAACTGGTATAGACCGGGGCCACCGATGTAAGTCCGAACCGGGGCGGATGTCCAGGGCCGGGCCCGATGCGGACGGCAACGGTTCCATCACGGCCATGATCGCTCACGGCGAACGGAAGGGCGGGAAGAAACTCGGACTCTTCTTTATTGAGTGTTAGTGACTCAACCATGGAGGGTTCGATGAGTGAAGCGCACACCGGTGCGACGCTGCCGGTTCTCCCCCTCGACGACGACGTCGTGCTCCCCGGCATGGTGGTGCCGGTGGACATGTCCGATTCAGAGGTCCGCGCCGCCGTCGAGGCCGCGCAGGCCGCCAAGGAGGGCGGCCCGGCTGTTCCCGGGATCCGCTCCAGTGCCGGCGGCAAGCCCCGGGTCCTGATCGTTCCGCGCATCGACGGCTCCTACGCCGGCGTGGGCACCGTCGCCCTCGTCGAGCAGGTCGGGCGCACCCCGCAGGGGGAGCCCGCCGCGGTGCTGCGCGGCACCGCCCGCGCCCGGGTGGGCGCCGGCACCACCGGCCCCGGCGCGGCGCTGTGGGTCTCGGTCGAGGTGCACGAGGAGACCGCGCCGGAGGGCGGCCACCCCGGCAAGATCACCGAGCTCGCCCGCGAGTACAAGGGCCTGGCCGCCACCTTCCTGCAGAAGCGCGGAGCCTGGCAGGCGATCGACACCATCCAGCAGACCGAGGACCCCGGCCGGCTCGCCGACCGCGGCGGCTACTCGCCGTTCCTCAAGACCGAGCAGAAGCTGCAGCTGCTCCAGGCATACGACGTCGGCGAGCGGCTCCGCCTGCTGGTGGAGTGGACCCGCGAGTACCTCGCCGAGCTGGACGTCGCCGAGACCATCGACAAGGACGTCCAGGAGGGCGTCGACAAGCAGCAGCGCGAGTTCCTGCTCCGCCGTCAGCTGGAGGCGATCCGCAAGGAGCTCAACGAGCTGGACGGCCGCCCCGGCAGCGAGGAGGACGACTACCGGGAGCGGGTGGAGGCGGCCGACCTGCCCGAGCACGTCCGCGAGGCGGCCCTGGCCGAGGTGGACAAGCTGGAGCGCTCCGGCGACTCCTCGCCGGAGTCCGGGTGGATCCGCACCTGGCTGGACACCGTGCTGGACATGCCGTGGAACGTCCGCACCGACGACGCCTACGACATCCCAGGGGCCCGGCGGGTGCTGGACGCCGACCACACCGGGCTGGACGACGTCAAGGAGCGGATCGTCGAGTACCTGGCGGTGCGCAAGCGGCGCGAGGAGCGCGGCCTGGGCGTGATCGGCGGCCGCCGCAGCGGCGCGGTGCTGGCCCTGGTCGGCCCGCCCGGCGTCGGAAAGACCTCGCTGGGCGAGTCGGTGGCCCGCGCGATGGGCCGGAAGTTCACCCGGGTCGCGCTCGGCGGCGTCCGCGACGAGGCGGAGATCCGCGGCCACCGGCGCACCTACGTCGGCGCGCTGCCCGGCCGGATCGTCCGGGCGCTCCGCGAGTCCGGGTCGATGAACCCGGTGGTGCTGCTGGACGAGATCGACAAGGTCGGCACCGACTTCCGGGGCGACCCCACCGCCGCCCTGCTGGAGGTGCTGGACCCGGCGCAGAACCACACCTTCCGCGACCACTACCTGGAGGTCGACCTCGACCTGTCCGACGTGGTCTTCCTGGCCACCGCCAACGCGCTGGAGACCATCCCGGGCCCGCTGCTGGACCGGATGGAGCTGGTCGAGCTGGACGGCTACACCGAGGACGAGAAGGTCCGGATCGCCCGCGACCACCTGCTGCCCCGGCAGCTGGAGAAGGCGGGCCTGACCGAGGGGGAGGTGGAGTTCGACACCGCGGCGCTGCGCCTGCTGGCCGGCGAGTACACCCGGGAGGCGGGCGTGCGCGGCCTGGAGCGCTCCATCGCCCGGGTGCTGCGCAAGATCGCGGCCCGGGAGGCGGTGCAGGAGTCCGGGCTGCCGGTCGCGGTCGGCCCGGACGACCTGAAGGACTACATCGGCCGGCCCCGGCACACCCCGGAGTCGGCGGAGCGCACCGCGGTCCCCGGCGTGGCCACCGGCCTGGCGGTCACCGGCGCCGGCGGCGACGTGCTCTTCGTCGAGGCGTCGCTGGCCGATCCGGAGTCGGGCGCCTCCGGACTGACCCTCACCGGCCAGCTCGGCGACGTGATGAAGGAGTCCGCCCAGATCGCCCTCTCCTACCTGCGCTCCCGCGGCGCGGAACTGGAGCTCCCGGTCGCCGACCTGAAGGACCGCGGCGTGCACCTGCACGTCCCCGCGGGCGCCGTGCCCAAGGACGGCCCCAGCGCGGGCGTCACCATGACGACCGCCCTGGCCTCCCTGCTCTCCGGCCGCCCGGCCCGCGCCGACGTGGCGATGACCGGCGAGGTCTCCCTCACCGGCCGCGTCCTGCCGATCGGCGGGGTCAAGCAGAAGCTGCTGGCCGCGCACAGGGCGGGCATCACCACGGTCCTCATCCCGGCCCGCAACGAGCCCGACCTGGACGACGTCCCCGACGACGTGCTGTCCCAGCTCACCGTCCACCCGGTGAGCGACGTCCGCGAGGTCCTGGACCTGGCCCTCTCCCCGGCCGAGACCCGCAAGCCCGTCGCGGCCTGACCAGCCGCCGGAACCGAAGGGGCCGCCGCCCGCACCGGGCGGCGGCCCCGCTCGCGTATCCGCCTCCGGTCGCAGGGAGGCCGGTCGGGCCGGTCACCCGAGCAGGTGGGGGCGGGCTCTGCCGCGGGGTGCGGAACACGGCGTGCCCATCGGTGTGAGGAGCGGCTCCGGGACGGTGGCCGGAGCTCAGGGGCATCGGGACGGTGAGACTGCGGCCCCAGCGGCCGGGAGCGGGCCGGCCGCGGGTGTGGCGGCGGTGCGCGAGAGCCGGGCGAGCAGGAGCAGCGCGCCGACCAGGACCGCGTCGATCGCGGCGGTGGCGACCGCGGCCTGCAGCGCCGACCCTCCGCCGGGACCGTGCGCCGGGGCGGCGAACACCAGCGAGATCAGCAGCGCGGTGTTCCACGCGGTGTGCGCGGCGCTCGACGCCTCCAGGCCGCCGCTGCGGTCGCACAGCACCGAGTAGCAGATCCCGCCGACCGTGTGCACGGCGAGCACGCCGAGCCCGGCAGGGGCGTGGACCAGGGAGAACAGCAGTGAGGTGAGGACGGCGGGCACCGCCACGGCGAGGACCGGCCGGGTCCACGGCCCGCCCAGGACCTGGGTGAGCACGCCGCGGAAGACGAATTCCTCGGCGAAGGACTGCACCGGGACGCAGAGCAGGATGATCGCGAGCACGGCCAGCGGCTCGGCCGGCCCGGGGCCGGGAGCGGTTCCGGTCAGCCAGAGCCCGCCGGCCGAGACGAGGGCGGTGAGCGGGATGGAGACGGCCAGGCATCTTGCGTACCACCCCCATCTGAACCGCCCGGTCACCGAGCACACCCGGCCTGCGGTCGAGCGCAGCGCCAAGCGGGCGGTGAGCAGGGCCGCGGGCAGGGTCAGTAGCGGCACCAGCAGCAGGGAGACCGCGAGCTCCCGGGCCTGCACCGGCCCTCCGTCCTCGGGGGCGAAGAGCAGGTCCTCCGCTCCGCCGGCGACCACCGCCGTGATGAACAGGGCGGCCGAACCGGCGGTTCCGCCGACCAGCAGGAGGGCGGCGGCCGCGGTGCGCAGCGGAGAACCCGCGAGCACCGGATGCGCCGAGTGCGCGTAGCGGAGACCGGACAGGCCGGTCATGCCGCCGCCTCCAGAGTGATCGCGAACTCCACGCTGCCCCGGCCGGTGAGGAGGGTCTGGCGCAGGGTGCGCGGATTCGGACGGTGCTCCCCGGGCTGGGAGAGCAGTGCGGCCAGGGCGAGCTGCACGGTTTCGTCCCCTGGCTGATCGGGGAGCGGAACCTCGATGAAGGCCTCTCGGCGCTCGGGGAGCTCCGCCGTCCGGATCTCCGGCCCCCCGGGCGACGGCTCGACCGCGAAGGGCCCTTCCGGGAGCGGTGCGCAGACCCGTACCTCCAACCCGCCCCCGGAGGGCGCCAGCCCGGTCCACAGCGGGCCCGCGGGTTCCGCGCCGGCCT from Nocardiopsis composta encodes:
- a CDS encoding carbohydrate ABC transporter permease, with protein sequence MGFDVFEELPKLLWLLIAVSAFLAAIGLVLLVVDRGPRTRHEWWQAACFLGPAALLLGVGLVYPVFRTTALSFMDGPGEAWVGFRNYVWMFTRPEILLVLRNTLLWVLIAPVLATATGLAYAVLVDRSRYESLAKSLLFMPMAISFVGASIIWKFVYAHRPAEAEQIGVLNALWTAAGGEPRQWLLDQPLNTLLLIVILIWIQAGFAMVVQSAAIKAIPTEIVEAARIDGVSPWQLFWRVTLPMIWPTTAVVLITISVQTLKVFDIVRTVTGGQFSTSVIANEMYNQAFRYGELGQGSALAVFLFVLVIPLVLIQIRNTRRSREAA
- a CDS encoding CPBP family intramembrane glutamic endopeptidase, translating into MTGLSGLRYAHSAHPVLAGSPLRTAAAALLLVGGTAGSAALFITAVVAGGAEDLLFAPEDGGPVQARELAVSLLLVPLLTLPAALLTARLALRSTAGRVCSVTGRFRWGWYARCLAVSIPLTALVSAGGLWLTGTAPGPGPAEPLAVLAIILLCVPVQSFAEEFVFRGVLTQVLGGPWTRPVLAVAVPAVLTSLLFSLVHAPAGLGVLAVHTVGGICYSVLCDRSGGLEASSAAHTAWNTALLISLVFAAPAHGPGGGSALQAAVATAAIDAVLVGALLLLARLSRTAATPAAGPLPAAGAAVSPSRCP
- a CDS encoding ABC transporter substrate-binding protein; protein product: MAPFPPPTPIRRLAAAGLPLVLLAGGCAYLSGEEGGGADPDSAACEPYAEWQDIGGTVEIYGSIRDDEGERLEEAWSEFSDCTGIEIAYEGSGEFEAQIQVKVDGGNAPDIGIFPQPGLLARFVESGDALPLPEGARERAEQGWTEDWLSYVEHDGELYGTPQGANVKSLVWYSPEVFAEHGYEIPRTWDEMIELSDAMAEDGIKPWCAGIESGEATGWPATDWLENAVLREHGPDVYDQWIEHEIPFDDPKIVDALDRVDGILRNPDYVNGGHGDVKSIATTSQQDAGLPVYEGECGQYMMGSFYAANWPEETDISEDGDIYAYNMPAIDDEVGTPIVGGGEFAAAFADRPEVVAVQEYLATVEFANSRAGLGRWFSAHRDLDLELLENPIDRLSSELLRDPDVVFRWDGGDYMPAAVGSGTFWRGMTDWINGKGTEETLTYIEDSWKD
- the lon gene encoding endopeptidase La, with the protein product MSEAHTGATLPVLPLDDDVVLPGMVVPVDMSDSEVRAAVEAAQAAKEGGPAVPGIRSSAGGKPRVLIVPRIDGSYAGVGTVALVEQVGRTPQGEPAAVLRGTARARVGAGTTGPGAALWVSVEVHEETAPEGGHPGKITELAREYKGLAATFLQKRGAWQAIDTIQQTEDPGRLADRGGYSPFLKTEQKLQLLQAYDVGERLRLLVEWTREYLAELDVAETIDKDVQEGVDKQQREFLLRRQLEAIRKELNELDGRPGSEEDDYRERVEAADLPEHVREAALAEVDKLERSGDSSPESGWIRTWLDTVLDMPWNVRTDDAYDIPGARRVLDADHTGLDDVKERIVEYLAVRKRREERGLGVIGGRRSGAVLALVGPPGVGKTSLGESVARAMGRKFTRVALGGVRDEAEIRGHRRTYVGALPGRIVRALRESGSMNPVVLLDEIDKVGTDFRGDPTAALLEVLDPAQNHTFRDHYLEVDLDLSDVVFLATANALETIPGPLLDRMELVELDGYTEDEKVRIARDHLLPRQLEKAGLTEGEVEFDTAALRLLAGEYTREAGVRGLERSIARVLRKIAAREAVQESGLPVAVGPDDLKDYIGRPRHTPESAERTAVPGVATGLAVTGAGGDVLFVEASLADPESGASGLTLTGQLGDVMKESAQIALSYLRSRGAELELPVADLKDRGVHLHVPAGAVPKDGPSAGVTMTTALASLLSGRPARADVAMTGEVSLTGRVLPIGGVKQKLLAAHRAGITTVLIPARNEPDLDDVPDDVLSQLTVHPVSDVREVLDLALSPAETRKPVAA